The DNA window gtttattttgcagCACTAAACCATAACTCAGGCTCCTCCTTTTGATGTGTCCCCCAACCTCAACTGCGGAGGTGAGCCACATTTTCCTAGGCTGACCTGGTGGCACccccctgtcatcccagcaacttgggaggctgaggcagggagaatgcaattctgaggcaaggctctaagcaacttagtgagaccctgtctccaaatactaaaaaaagactgaggatgtggcttagcagtaaaacccactgggttcaatccctagtaccaaaaaaaaaccaaaaccaaaattcAGCCCTGTGAGGGAGGGTCCAGGGGCGGAGGGGGCAGTGGTACCTTCTGTATTGGGGCTCCTAAGCCTCAGGTCACCACTCTGTGGGCCCCTATGCTCAGGTCTGAACTGCAAGTGGGCTGCCGTCCGACTCTGTTAGCTGTGCGATCTGCCTGTGgacctgtctgggtcagggcatcACTATATGGTATCAACAGGGGAACTTGGGTGCAGGGATGAGCTTCAGTGCCTGGAGGAAATGGGTGGTCACAGGGGATGTAACTGACTTTGGCCCCGCAGGGCAGTTGCTTTGCCCTTGGTACAGTGCTCCTGGAGCCCTCCAGCTCACATCATTGGTCATCATTGGCCTGCGCTAGAGTGTTCGGCTGGGGCTGGGTGGGCTGGTGGAGCCAGCTTAGGGTCTGAGCAGCTCTGACCCTTCTCCACCCCTCCCTCTGGATGGAACccacttatttgtttgtttatttattttggtactggggattgaacccagagacactcagccctttttttttctaattaatatttatgttttagttttaggtggacacaatatctttattttacacttatgtgattctgacgattgaacccagtgcttcatgcatgttaggggagtgctctaccactgagctacaaccccagctccagacATTCAGcccttttattgtttatttgagacagggtcctgcagagttgtttagggcctccctTAGTTGCccgtgctggcctcaaacttgtgatcctcctacctcagcctcccaagtagccaggattacaggcgcgcatcactgcacccagcttttcCTAGGACCTTTTAGGAGTACCTTTCTCAGGTGGGCAGCTTTTGGGAGAACCTTCCTGGCCTGACCTAGGCAGTGGCCTCTCCTTCCAAAACACACAATGTCTAAAGTCCTATCTCAGTGGCTTTGAGATGGGCTAGAGAGTGGTTTGGGTGGTCTGTGCTTTGTCTGGCCCCAGGCCTTAGCCTGTGAGTATTGTACCTGCTTGTGATCCtgatgacttgggaggctgaggcaggaggatcacaagttcaagccaacctcagcaacttagtgagacctgtctcaaactaaataaaaagggctggggatgtggctcattgattaagcccccctggattcaatccctggtaccaaaacaaaacaaatcccaGGCCTTGATCTACTCCTCTCAATATACTCGCCCTTCCCCCTGCCACAGCCTGAGGGGGTAGGGCAGCTGACTGGGCAAGAGCAGTGGCCCTCCTGGTGCAGCCCTGTCCTCTCCTCAGTGTATGAGCTCACATTCAGGGTGCTCAGCTCCTTGGCCCTAGAGATGGGAGTGCCCCACTTAAACCTGAGCAGAGGAACAGGGCAGCTGTACTTTCTGATCCTGGTGCCCCATCccgcagcttaaaaaaaaaaaaaaaaaaaaattaagaagcagACAGTGTCTTGGTACTGGAATTCTGGCCCAGACCTGGTACTGGGCAGCAGCCTATCTGTCCACTTTTGCTACATGGCTCCACGGCTTGTCTCACTTTTTTATCGGCCTGTCTTAGACATGCCTGTCAGCACTGTGTACAGAATAAATGAAGACACCATTGTACTGCTGTGCACAAGGGCTCCCGCCCCCTGAGACCACTGGCCAGCTGGCATGATAAGGACCCGGTGGCAGCCTTGTTCCCATCCTCGGCTTAATTGTGTTTGTGGAGAGGCTTTGAAGGGCACAGACTGTGCTTGCCCTGACCACCCTCCACTCCCATTGTCCTTGTCTTTCCCACAGCAGTGTACCTTGGGGGTGGGACAGAGTGTACTCTTCAGCCCCAGGTGACTGGCGCTCAGGCTTCCAGGTCCTCTCCTTTGTTATTTTCTGCAGGTGGTGCCTCCCGCTGTGCCTTCACATCTGTCTCTTCCGTGTGTCTGCAGGGTGGGCTGGGGTGAGCCTAAGGTGCTACAAGCTGCTCCCCTCCCAACCCCGTGTGGCAGCAGGGCTGTGGCAGAGCCGCTCGCTGCTCAGTCCATCTCCGGCACTTCGTGTGGTAGCCTCCTGGCTGCCCATTCTCTTCCTGTTCCTCTCAGtagtgtcttctcttttttttaatattttttgttgatgggcctttattttgtttgtatgtggtgctgagaatcgaacccggtgcctcacgcatgccaggcaagtgctctaccactgagccctagcccTAGGAGTGTCCTCCTGACAGCTGGGTGGCAGGCAGCCCCTGTGGAGTGAGCAGGCTGGATCTTTTGTCGTGCTAGTTGGACCTGTGTATTTTCTCCCCTCTGTCTCTCGACTTGTGGTAATCTTTTCCATGCAAGTGTTTTCTTTTTCAGGCTGTTGGTTTCCTATGGCTGCTATAACAAGTTATCACAAAATCAGTAGCTTAAAACCGGATAGactgctgggaatgtagctcagcagctgagcgctcgcctagcatgtgcacagcctgggttcagtctccagtattgcaaaaataaataaataaacatttgtcCTCTTGcatttctggaggccagaagtcctaGGTCCAGGTGTGGCAGGGTTGGTCCCTCCTGAGGCTCCAAGGAGAATCTGAGCCCCGCCTTCTCCAGCTTCTAGAGGCCACAGCCCTTAGCTGGCCAGCGATGAATGCGGTCTTCCAGTCTGTCTGACTCTCTGCCCCATTCATGGTGTTTTTCAAAGTGTTTGAATGTAtcgtgctttttctttttctacacaGGTGTGATCACCCACAGACCTCTTTCCTTCCCACGTTTTACGCAGGTGTGACGGGACTGGGACTCTTCCTCCACCCCGCCGTGGTTGGCGCTGGGTGCTTTCTCGGCTTTCACTTTCTCCCCAGTTAAGGCTGGCCTAGTGAACTTTGCCATACGCAAAAAGTTTGTGGGAGCTAGGCAACTTGGGGAGACCCcagctaaaaacaaaaaaagctgcACACAGTGGTGTGTGctcataatcccagtgacttccaaggctgagacaggatggcaagtttgaggccagccttagcaacttggcaagatcctgtctcaaaaggaaaaggactggggatatagcctctgggttcaaattccaattaaaaaaaaaaagtctgtgggAGACACTAGGCCTTGTGACATACCCACACCACTGGGTGAGCGGAGCCCAGTTGCCCATGGAAGGCCTCACCCTTGTGTCCACTGCCAGAGCTGGTTGGTGGCTCAGCCCAGAGCCTTGAACTGTTGGGCTGTGTGGCCCACTGCCCAGGTAGCCTGGTCTGCCATGTCGCCTTTGCATCATGAACTCAATGTGTGAATTCCTTGAGCCGAGCTGGGATGTCTCTGGGACATGGTGCTGTTGGCAGTTGCCAGGATCCTGCCTGCTTCCCACCCCTCTGCATGGGCCTCAGTGGGGGCTGCTGGGACCTGGGCCAGAGCCTGGAGTCTGGTTAATCCCAGGAGGGCTGGCTCTGTTCTCCCTGTCCTGCGGAGGCCGGCGTGCACAACTCTGCAGGCCTGCTCACCGGctcttctctcctctctcactctcaggGCTTGGCTATGATCCATACAACCCCGAACTGCCCAAGCCTCCAGCACAGAGGGAGAATGGCGCCCTGGGCCAGGGGGATGAGCCCCGCTCGGACATCCTGGAGCTGGAGCTGGTCAACCAGGCCATCGAGGCTGTACGCAGTGAAGTGGAGCTGGAGCAACGGCGCTATCAGGAATTACTGGAGACAGCCCGCGAGTACAGCTCCGCTGAGTACAGTTCCACCGGGGCTGCTGCCCTGGCCCCCTGTGGTCCTGCTACCAGCCCCACCTCAGCCCTGGACAAGGATGCCTTCCCGCTGACCTTCAGCTATACCTCCAGCAGCCATGGCCTGCTGACCCCTGATGCCAGCTACCAGCCCACCCCGCTGGCCACCCCTGCTGAACCTGGCAGCAAGTATTCCCTGGCATCTCTGGAGAGGGGTCAAGGCAAGGTGGGAGGGGGCAGCAGCGCCCTAGAGTATGTTCCCAAGGCTGTAAGCCAGTCCCGGAGGTACGGCCGCCCTGTGCCCAGCAGCAAGTATGTAGTGGACAACTCCAAGCCGTCCACTGACCTAGAGTATGATCCACTCTCTAATTACTCAGCCCGGCACCTCAGCAGGGCCAGCTCCAGGGATGAGAGGGCCACCAAGCGGCCCCGGGGCTGCCGTGGCAGCGAGCCCTACACACCTGCTCTCAAGAAGCCCTGTGACCCCTTTGGTGGCTGCGATGCCAGGTTCTCAGATTCTGAGGATGACACCACCCCAGCTGCAGCAGAAGAGCCAGCCACAGCCAGCTCCCCTGTGGCCGAGGCCAGTCCTTCCAAGGCTGGGACAAGCCCCAAGAGCAAGATTTCTGGGAAGCCATCCCCGAAGGAGGGCCTGGAGCCCGAGGAGGGCAGTCTGCGGGAGACCAAGGAGATGGCTGTTCAGTGCGACGTGGGAGACCTCGGGCAGCCCCCAAAGGGCCCAGATGGGGCGTCCCCAGCCAAATCTGGCTCCCCAGCCAAGGCCTTGCAGGGTCGGGGTGGCCCGAAGGAAGGCACACCCAAGAAGAAAAGTGGGACTCCACTATCCCTTGGCCACAAGGACAGTGCCCGGAAGAAAGACAAGACCAAGGACAAAGACCGAGGGCGGTCTGAGAAACCAGGTGCAGAAAAGAAGAGCCTGCAGACTGGCAGCCCCCGGCATAAGGCCGAGCGGCCAGAAGGGACCAAGAAAAAGCCATCTTCAGCCACCCCAGTGGCCAGCTCAGGGAAAGGGAGGCCCACCAATGGGGGCCCCCGGCCCCAGGACTCTCGTCCCAGTCCCCACCAACTGCCAGACAGGAAGGGTGGCGGGAAGATGCCATCAGGGAAGCTGGTAGAGCGCAAGGCCCGCTCACTGGACGAGGGTGCCTCTCAGGATGCCCCCAAGCTGAAGAAGCGGGCCTTAAGCCACGCCGAGCTCTTCGGGGATGAGAGCGAGGAGGAGGGCCCCGGGCCCAGGGCCCTGCAGGTCCGTCCCCCTGCCCTCCCCAGCCTCAGCTCAGACTCAGACTCAGACTCGGACTCCAGCCTGGGCCTCACCGCCCCGCAGCTGCCCAAACGTCTCAAGGCCTCCCCGCCCCCCTCCCCtgcatcttcctcctcctcttcctcctcctcctcctcctcctcctcaggggCTGGGGAGGATGCAGAGGAGGATGTGGACTACTCGGCCCTGGAGAAGGAGGTCGACTTTGACTCCGACCCCATGGAGGAGTGCCTGCGGATTTTCAACGAGTCCACCAGTGTGAAGACGGAGGACAAGGGCCGGTTGGCCCGGCAGGTGAGGGGCACCGGGCAGTTGCAGCTGGGCTCCTGGTCGGGCCGGCCTTGGGGTTCAGTCCTGGCCCTGCGGTACTCAGCCCTGGCGAGGGCCCTGCAAGGGGACGTTCCGCCCTACAGCTGTTTCCAGACGACTCGAACCTCAACGACTGGTAGAAGCTGCTCCTTCAGCGCTGGCCTCTTAACTCATTTAAAATTCAGGAACCCTCGGTGGCCGCCTGCTGCCCCCCCGCACCCTCTCCAGAAAGAGGACCTTGGCTTACAGCCCGCCCAGCCGGGTTTCCGCGGCAGCGTTTGGACTGACCGTTCAGACTGACCGGCAAAGGGGTATCGGGCCCAACCCGCCCCTCGTCCTGCCCTCCTTGTCCCCTCCCCCTTGCTTCTAGCCCCTCTCCCTACTCTGTCCTCTCTTCTCTGACTTCTCTCTTCTACCCTTCCTTGCCTCTAGCCCCTCTCCTCTCTTCCAGCCTCCCTGACTCTGGTCTCTGTCCTCCTCTTCTCTTTGTCCTTCCCTCACTCCCCCAGAACATTAGGAATTCCTGGTTCTCTGGCCAGCCCTGACTTTTCTGGGCCTCCTCATCCAGTGTCCCCACATCAGCCACCAGAGGGAGCTCTCCTAAACCAAGTTGGACTTGGCTTGAGCCCTCCAGGTACAGGCCTCCAGGGCCTGTCTGGAGTCATCTGGTTCTCAGTGCCTGAGCTCTGCCCCGTGCCCTGCAGGAGCAGGAGAGGTGGGACTGGGCTCCTGTGGAACCTGCTGCTCCATCCAGGACAAGGCCTGGCTCTGGGGCCTCAGCTACAAGACCGGCAAAATGTCCTGCCTGCCCCAGGATTAGGGCCTGGAAAGGCACATCCTCCACTCGCTGGAGGGTGGTTGGAGGCAGGGTGGGGAGGAGGGCATGTGCCCGTGTCAGGTTCGTGAGACCTGGCGGAGACATCCATGTTGAGGAGCGGCCGTGTGTTTCAGCCCCCCAAGGACGAGAAGAGTGAGGAGAAGGGGCATGCCGGCCTGACCACTCTGTTCCCAGGGCAGAAGAGGAGAATCTCGCATCTTTCCAAGCAAGGCAAGGAGGTAAGGGCTGGCATTTTGGTCTTGGGTGGAGACTCTCAGGGGAGAAGGGCGTAGTCCCTTTATCCCTGGCACCTCTGTGGACGTCAGACCCCTTGTGTTCCTGTCCAGGGAACTTGGcagacttgtttcagcagctgctgTGTCCTGGGGGAGAGGTGCATTCTACCCACATAATGTCCTCAGATTCTCCCCAACGCTGGGCAGGTGTCACAGAGCAGGGGAGACCTCCATGAGTCCTGGCCCCAGTGGGCTGTGACCTGGTGCAGGTTGCCCTACCTGAACCTTTGCTTCCTCTCCTGTAGCCATGGGGCACAGTGAGTTAGCACTGGAAAGCCAGGGTAGAAACCCTGGCTCCAAGGTCAGCAACCAGGAGTTCCAGTGGCTTCTGTCATCAGGCCCTTCCTGGGAGGAGGGGCCAAGGGATTCAGGAAGCTGGAGTCCAAAGGAATTTTTTATCAGGCAGGATTGGATTGAAGCATTGCCCTAATCAGAGGCCCAGGGATTCCTGCCCCACCCTGCCTGTATATCAGGACCCAGTGGCATGGCCTTGGTACTGGGGAGGCTGGAGCCAAGAAGGCAGGTCAGGCAGATGCTTCTGGACCTCGGGCAGTGTGAGCTTGGGGGCCGAGTCTCTGTGCTGGTCCCCTGCAGAGGCTCAGGGGTGACTGGAGGGGCTGCCTACCCATCTTTGGAGCCGCTGCTGCCTTGCTGGCAGCCTCCCTGGGGCCACCTGCTCTGGGGGCTCCAGACATGCAGCCAAGCCCCAGGATGTGACTTCATCCAGGCGGAGCCCCCGAGGAGGGGCCCAGCGGTGCCCCCAGCCCGGCTCCCGACTGCCCAGGAGGTGTGCTACAGGCGGGCCCAGCAGATGCAGAGGGAGTCAGCCAGCTGGCTGCAGGCTGCCCCCCGGCCAGCTGAAAAGCCCTCCTCCGTCCACATTGCTGCACCTGGCGAGAAACGGAGGATTGCCCACACCCCCAACCCCCGCTTGGCCACGGGTGAGTCCCCGCCCCAGCCCTGGCCCTTGCTGGGAGGAGGGTGGGGGAGGAGGGGCTTGGGAATGTTTCTTGTTGGGTACAAGAAGAGGCGAAGCCCCAAGGTCACTGGCCTGGCCACCCTGTACTACTTAATGACCTCGAGCACTGCCCTGGGACCTCAGTTAACCTCTCTGTAAACTGGGGATGAGAGTCTTCCTTACTGGACCATCTTCATTATCCTCCCTGACCCAACCACCCTGGGATGTTAGAGGCCAAAAAACCAGTAGGGACTGTACCAGGGTGGGACAAGCTCTAGCTCCTGTGGCTTTGCATCTGGCAGGTTCTGAATGAGTGGGTGTGGGCTCTCATAAGTCTCTGCAGCCATTTTTGCTGGGGTGAGTGGGACTGTGTTTCTCAGGGGGCACTTTTCCCCATCATGACCACACCTCATTGGGCAGGTGGGCAGGACACTGAAAGAGGAGACAGTCCTGTTTTGTATGAGCCTTTTCATGTCTGGTATCTGCATCCAGGAGGTCACCCTGGAGGCAGGTGATAGGTGGAATCACCTGGAGGACTCCTCAAAGTAGAGATTCTGAGCTGGGCACAAtcatggctcagtggataagcaccagtaccaaaaaaaagaagtgCAGCTTCTGCTGGGTGGGGCCAGGGAAGCCTCAGCACCTGCCAGGAAGGGAGGCCCTTGCTTGGGTGCAGAGCCCACCTTTGGAGCAGCCTGGTGGTTGGAGGCCCTGCAGGTCTGCCCGTCTTAGGGGCCCTTGCAAATCCAGACTCCCTGCAGCCTTGGGTCCTGCCCCATTGCCTAGGACCTTCTAGAGAAAGCTCTGTCTGGGTGATTCTAACTCTCCCCTCTCCAAAGCCACTGGGTCATCACACCCTTTCCCAGGTCGGTGTCTTCCCTGGGTCCCCTACTCATATTTGATGCTTTGAGGACAGAGCTGTCACTCCAGACGTTGTGCTCCCCACCACAGGGCTGACCTGAATGAGGAGGGGTTTGTGGGTGCTTAAGCAGCCCAGTGTGTGCACTGCAGAGCCTGGAAGCTGCTAGCACCGGTCAGGGGTGGATGCCGGCTACAGAGGCTATGCACAGCTTGTCCAcagctctcttcttctcctcctccctgggGGCTGGCTCGAGCAGCCCTGGGTATCTCCCAGGTCAGGTGGGACTCATGTGGCCCTGCTTCTCAGATAGGATGGGCAGGAACCATTCTAGGGCCACTGTAGTCTCAGCTGTGAAACCCCCACAAAGGACAAGATGGACTTTGGGGAGAAGCTGCCCATCCAGATCCTTAACACGAGAGTGAGGGCATGTACCCCAGTGTGTGCCCTTCCGCAGTGTCACTCCAGGTTCAGGGCCATCCAGATACCCAACCTCACAGACCCATGCCTGGCCCAGCCACCCTGAGTGACCAGCCTCGGAAACAGCCCCTCCCCCGCAGCCCTGCTCTCCTCCAGGGGTGGGAGACTGTTTGGTTTGTGACCTCATCAAAGGGACAGGCAGAACACAGGCAGTGCTAGGCAGGCTGGTGGCTTGTCATAATGACTGGCCGGGGCCGTCCCATACCCTCTGGTCCTTTGCCCAGGAGCCAGGGCGTCCTCCTCAGACGTCAATGCCTCGGAGTCGGGGGCCGGAACATGTGGCAGAGGCCCAGTGTGCCCCTCGCCACTCGCCAGACCACCCCGACGGCGACGTTGCCTGAGCCGGCCTCCACAGCTGATTTTTGTTTCCCCGTCTCAATGGACTTACCAGAAAGCAGATAGAGCCTAATGCCATTCCGCAGCCCGAGCTCCGCGCCCCGGCCGCTCCCCCTGCACTCAGAGATGCACGTCCTGCTGACTCTCAACGACCGGAGCTGCCTGGTGCTGCGCAGCTCGGTGATGGGCCTCCTCTCTTCCTGTACTCACGTCCCCTGTACCCCGCCAGCCCCCACAGGTGCCAAGAGGACCCTCTCGGCCAGCAGTAGCCAGGCCTCCCATGGCCCTGAGCCTGGCAGCCAGCCGCTGAAGACGCGCACGCTGTCAGGGATGGCGTCCaagaccaccaccaccatcacccccAAGCGCGTCGCCCACAGTCCATCTCTACAGGTAATGGGCACCAGCTGGCTGCCAGCCACAGGTCCCTGTTGGCAGCCTCTgggctccttcctcagcctctccaTCCCGTTCTCTGACACCCAGGAGCATGGTCTTCATTCTTCTGGATTCCCTCTGTGAGGTCTTTTGTgcctgtgtttttattttatttttgttctgtttCTTTCCCTCTGTGT is part of the Callospermophilus lateralis isolate mCalLat2 chromosome 1, mCalLat2.hap1, whole genome shotgun sequence genome and encodes:
- the Rexo1 gene encoding RNA exonuclease 1 homolog, yielding MLRSTGFFRAIDCPYWAGAPGGPCRRPYCHFRHRGARGPGAPGGGGAASAAAGLGYDPYNPELPKPPAQRENGALGQGDEPRSDILELELVNQAIEAVRSEVELEQRRYQELLETAREYSSAEYSSTGAAALAPCGPATSPTSALDKDAFPLTFSYTSSSHGLLTPDASYQPTPLATPAEPGSKYSLASLERGQGKVGGGSSALEYVPKAVSQSRRYGRPVPSSKYVVDNSKPSTDLEYDPLSNYSARHLSRASSRDERATKRPRGCRGSEPYTPALKKPCDPFGGCDARFSDSEDDTTPAAAEEPATASSPVAEASPSKAGTSPKSKISGKPSPKEGLEPEEGSLRETKEMAVQCDVGDLGQPPKGPDGASPAKSGSPAKALQGRGGPKEGTPKKKSGTPLSLGHKDSARKKDKTKDKDRGRSEKPGAEKKSLQTGSPRHKAERPEGTKKKPSSATPVASSGKGRPTNGGPRPQDSRPSPHQLPDRKGGGKMPSGKLVERKARSLDEGASQDAPKLKKRALSHAELFGDESEEEGPGPRALQVRPPALPSLSSDSDSDSDSSLGLTAPQLPKRLKASPPPSPASSSSSSSSSSSSSSGAGEDAEEDVDYSALEKEVDFDSDPMEECLRIFNESTSVKTEDKGRLARQPPKDEKSEEKGHAGLTTLFPGQKRRISHLSKQGKEAEPPRRGPAVPPARLPTAQEVCYRRAQQMQRESASWLQAAPRPAEKPSSVHIAAPGEKRRIAHTPNPRLATAPTGAKRTLSASSSQASHGPEPGSQPLKTRTLSGMASKTTTTITPKRVAHSPSLQSLKKPIIPKEFGGKVPTVIRQRYLNLFIEECLKFCSSNQEAIEKALNEEKVAYDRSPSKNIYLNVAVNTLKKLRGLVPSTVPGLSKASGRRVVSHEVVLGGKLAAKTSFSLSRPSSPRVEDLKGAALYSRLRDYLLTPEQLQENGYPFPHPERPGGAVILSAEEKKPKDPSCRVCCRCGTEYLVSSSGRCVREEECHYHWGRLRRSRVAGGWETQYMCCSAAVGSVGCQVAKQHVQDGRKENLEGFVRTFEKELSEDTHAGIYALDCEMSYTTYGLELTRVTVVDTEMRVVYDTFVKPDNEIVDYNTRFSGVTEADLADTSITLRDVQAVLLSMFSADTILIGHSLESDLLALKVIHSTVVDTSVLFPHRLGLPYKRSLRNLMADYLRQIIQDNVDGHSSSEDASACMHLVIWKIREDAKTKR